The bacterium genome includes a window with the following:
- a CDS encoding choice-of-anchor D domain-containing protein, with translation MRGRRAWPLVAFPLLVSCAAGGGVGQPPAPGGGGYYPRVPPPGAPAPPVAFLRFSTPQLNFGAVAPGEISEIDCLLVNEGDTDADVISASAAGRGFRVSRDECSGRPLSPGRSCRLGVRFAPVGAGPVDGVLTVVATDPAPRRLELPLWGEGLRRQAAPEITVEPGEPDFGRVDVGTPAFLDVTVGNTGGRSVRLRETSVIGPGFDVARNGCAGRVLDPRDECVVGLRFVPVRRGSVTGAMRIRTEDPDVPLHTVALAGEGSDPGRPAIRLGARALDFGAVAAGQARSAEVRVESAGRRELHVRSVRVEGRWFAVQDDRCSERSLDPGDACIVVVRFAPVGAGGAQGRLEVLSDDPDASVAVVALAGSGRARQACPVAQLDLDWSGVGDPAPLVVSGVLPRGECLTYELTVERAGRLQVCLPPGYILRAEGFEPAERPGCRIGGDSVVYRRFVRRGISAGTVVDLTLTRQDDAGRDFKASFVFRSPRPRGAPESDAE, from the coding sequence ATGAGAGGACGGAGAGCGTGGCCCCTGGTGGCGTTTCCGCTGCTCGTCTCGTGCGCCGCGGGAGGGGGCGTCGGGCAGCCGCCGGCGCCCGGAGGCGGCGGGTATTACCCGCGCGTCCCGCCGCCGGGGGCACCCGCACCGCCTGTCGCGTTCCTGCGGTTCTCGACGCCGCAGCTCAATTTCGGCGCCGTGGCCCCGGGGGAGATCTCCGAGATCGACTGCCTGCTGGTCAATGAGGGCGACACCGACGCCGACGTGATCTCGGCGTCGGCAGCGGGGCGGGGCTTTCGCGTCTCCCGCGACGAGTGCTCCGGGCGCCCGCTGTCGCCAGGTCGTTCGTGCCGGCTCGGCGTCCGCTTCGCGCCGGTCGGCGCCGGCCCCGTCGACGGCGTGCTGACCGTGGTCGCCACGGACCCGGCGCCGCGGCGCCTGGAGCTGCCGCTCTGGGGCGAGGGGCTGCGCCGCCAGGCCGCCCCCGAGATCACCGTGGAACCCGGCGAGCCGGACTTCGGGCGCGTCGACGTCGGGACGCCGGCGTTCCTCGACGTCACCGTCGGCAACACGGGGGGCAGGAGCGTGCGGCTGCGGGAGACCAGCGTCATCGGCCCCGGCTTCGACGTGGCGCGCAACGGCTGCGCCGGGCGCGTGCTGGACCCGCGGGACGAGTGCGTCGTCGGGCTGCGCTTCGTCCCGGTGCGCCGCGGCAGCGTCACCGGGGCGATGCGCATCCGCACCGAGGACCCGGACGTCCCCCTCCACACGGTGGCCCTCGCCGGCGAGGGCAGCGACCCGGGACGGCCGGCCATCCGGCTGGGCGCGCGGGCCCTCGACTTTGGCGCGGTGGCGGCGGGGCAGGCCCGGAGCGCCGAGGTCAGGGTGGAGAGCGCGGGCCGGCGCGAGCTGCACGTGCGCTCGGTGCGCGTGGAGGGACGCTGGTTCGCCGTGCAGGACGACCGGTGCTCGGAGAGGTCGCTCGACCCGGGGGACGCCTGCATCGTGGTCGTCCGCTTCGCGCCGGTCGGGGCGGGCGGCGCCCAGGGGCGGCTCGAAGTCCTCTCGGACGATCCGGACGCGAGCGTCGCCGTGGTCGCCCTCGCCGGCAGCGGGAGGGCGCGCCAGGCGTGCCCGGTGGCGCAGCTCGACCTCGACTGGAGCGGCGTCGGAGACCCCGCGCCGCTGGTGGTCTCCGGCGTGCTGCCGCGCGGCGAGTGCCTGACCTATGAGCTGACGGTCGAGCGCGCCGGCCGCCTGCAGGTCTGCCTGCCGCCTGGCTACATCCTCCGCGCCGAGGGGTTCGAACCGGCGGAGCGTCCCGGGTGCCGGATCGGCGGCGACTCCGTGGTCTATCGCAGGTTCGTGCGCCGCGGGATCTCCGCGGGGACCGTCGTGGATCTCACCCTGACGCGCCAGGACGACGCGGGCCGGGACTTCAAGGCGTCGTTCGTCTTCCGCAGCCCGCGGCCCAGGGGCGCGCCCGAGAGCGACGCCGAGTAG
- the uvrA gene encoding excinuclease ABC subunit UvrA, with product MATRRAASILVEGARQNTLKNVTVRLPVGALTVVTGVSGSGKSSFAFDTVYAEGQRRYVETFSPYARQFLERMDRPRVDRVEGIPPAIAIDQTNPVRTSRSTVGTMTELADHLKLLYARAARLFCGGCGREVRRDTPESIADAALSLPAVPSLVLVSFPVPVPANFSREEIVGHLAKQGYSRVRDGAPGVLEVIQDRVRPAPGERGRLVDALEAALRVGGRVSLVPVGADGAEGAPLRFSADLHCPDCDRHYADPTPNLFSFNSPVGACPACRGFGRTIGVDWRLVVPDESLTLRGGAIRPWQSGVSRECQRDLVRLGARRGIPLDAPWRELGEEQRRWVIEGEGEWARDVWYGARRYFAWLESKAYKMHIRVLLSKYRAYSTCAACGGARLRPEALLWRLGGRRLNIHELALLPIGACRAFIEELSLPRPLDEAAELLLREIRTRLGYLVDVGLGYLTLDRQSRTLSGGEVQRINLTTALGTSLVNTLFVLDEPSVGLHARDVDRVVAILQRLRDAGNTLLVVEHDEGVIRAADRILDFGPGPGERGGEVVFFGPPARLAEAGRSLTGRYLRGELKVGAGGATPAPPDAGTCWLEVLGAAEHNLAGIDVRIPLGRLVCVTGVSGSGKSTLVEDVLYRGLRAARGLPVEAPGRHAGLRGHEAVGEVVLVDQSAIGKTTRSNPASYVGALDGVRALFAAEPLAKERGYTAGTFSFNAGTGRCPTCGGTGFEHVEMQFLSDVYLRCPDCDGTRYRPEVLEVKLGGTTSIADVLAMTVTEAAALFADRPEIAVALEPLQGVGLGYLKLGQPVPTLSGGEAQRLKLAGHLAAARAKRGAGGGTLFLFDEPTTGLHFADVAVLLGAFRRLLAAGHSVVVIEHNLDVIRAADWVIDLGPEGGDAGGRVVCAGTPADIAACHESRTGAALRGDGCARRQDPRTRTADPGNSILIRHAREHNLKGIDVTIPRDTFTVVTGVSGSGKSTVAFDILFAEGQRRYLESLNAYARQFVQPAARPEVDAVSGVPPTVAIEQRTSRGGRKSTVSTQTEIAHFVRLLYARLGTQYCPDCEVPIRPRSPEAIAAAILARHRGRRVELLAPLVVARKGYYTDLAAWAAKKGFATLRVDGEPLPSAPWRRLDRFREHTIELPVATVAVAPKREGELRAALAAALGYGKQVVHVLPAGAAAPEVHSSRRACPRCGRGFPEPDPRLFSHSTKQGWCPACFGTGLAIEGFDAEQTGEEIWWNDWYEGAERPCAACSGRRLRPEALAVRFAGRGIADLLALPVEAAARFFGRLRLGEREAAIARDLLAEVSSRLAFLQEVGLGYLQLDRAAPTLSGGEAQRIRLAAQLGSHLRGVCYILDEPTIGLHARDNRLLLETLKRLGRAGNTVVVVEHDEETIRAAEHVIDLGPGAGVNGGRVVAAGTPRELMRAKESVTGRFLREPLRHPLHATRGQIHLPKATPGSRSTPAAEDRSVPFVMVRGADLHNLRGLDVAFPLGRLVCVTGVSGSGKSTLVREVLHDNLRRLVASRRRPGRGGRGAAVELRGCAALERWEPVRRVLEVDQTPIGRTPRSCPATYVGFWDAVRRTFAATPEAKMRGWGPGRFSFNVAGGRCDACEGQGVRRIEMSFLPDVTVPCEACRGARFAPETLAARWRGKSVAEVLALSVDEAAAFFETNAPVRDALRLLQDVGLGYLTLGQRSPTLSGGEAQRIKLVTELAQASGGVLYVLDEPTVGLHMADVEKLIRVLHRLVDAGNTVVVIEHNLDVIAEADWVIDLGPEGGSGGGRLVAVGTPAQVARRTKRSHTAAHLAPFLAKRSR from the coding sequence GACGGTCGTCACCGGCGTGAGCGGCTCCGGGAAGTCGTCGTTCGCGTTCGACACCGTCTACGCGGAGGGCCAGCGGCGCTACGTCGAGACGTTCTCGCCGTACGCGCGCCAGTTCCTCGAGCGGATGGACCGCCCGCGCGTGGACCGCGTCGAGGGCATCCCGCCGGCGATCGCGATCGACCAGACGAACCCCGTGCGGACGTCCCGCTCGACGGTCGGGACGATGACGGAGCTGGCCGACCATCTCAAGCTGCTGTACGCGCGGGCGGCGCGGCTCTTCTGCGGGGGGTGCGGGCGCGAGGTGCGCCGCGACACGCCGGAGTCGATCGCCGACGCGGCGCTCTCGCTCCCCGCCGTCCCCTCGCTGGTCCTCGTGTCCTTCCCCGTGCCGGTTCCGGCGAACTTTTCGCGCGAGGAGATCGTCGGCCATCTCGCGAAGCAGGGATACTCCCGGGTCCGGGATGGCGCCCCCGGCGTGCTCGAGGTCATCCAGGACCGCGTGCGGCCCGCGCCCGGGGAGCGCGGCCGGCTCGTCGACGCCCTGGAGGCGGCGCTGCGCGTCGGCGGCAGGGTGTCACTCGTGCCCGTGGGCGCCGACGGGGCGGAGGGGGCCCCGCTGCGCTTCTCCGCGGACCTGCACTGCCCGGATTGCGACCGCCACTACGCGGACCCGACGCCGAACCTCTTCTCGTTCAACTCGCCCGTGGGCGCCTGCCCCGCCTGCCGCGGCTTCGGGCGCACGATCGGCGTCGACTGGCGCCTGGTGGTGCCGGACGAGTCGCTGACGCTGCGCGGCGGCGCGATCCGGCCCTGGCAGAGCGGCGTCTCGCGCGAGTGCCAGCGCGACCTGGTCCGGCTCGGGGCGCGCCGCGGCATCCCCCTCGACGCGCCATGGCGGGAACTGGGCGAGGAGCAGCGCCGCTGGGTGATCGAGGGCGAGGGCGAGTGGGCGCGGGACGTCTGGTACGGGGCGCGCCGCTACTTCGCCTGGCTCGAGTCGAAGGCCTACAAGATGCACATCCGCGTGCTGCTCTCGAAGTACCGCGCGTACAGCACCTGCGCGGCGTGCGGGGGCGCGCGGCTCAGGCCGGAGGCGCTGCTCTGGCGTCTCGGGGGGCGGCGGCTGAACATCCACGAGCTGGCGCTGCTGCCGATCGGCGCCTGCCGGGCCTTCATCGAGGAACTGTCGCTGCCGCGCCCGCTCGACGAGGCGGCCGAGCTGCTGCTGCGGGAGATCCGCACCCGCCTCGGGTACCTCGTCGACGTCGGCCTGGGCTACCTGACGCTCGACCGCCAGTCGCGCACGCTCTCCGGCGGCGAGGTGCAGCGCATCAACCTCACGACGGCGCTCGGCACGTCGCTCGTCAACACGCTGTTCGTCCTCGACGAGCCCAGCGTCGGGCTGCACGCCCGCGACGTCGACCGCGTGGTCGCGATCCTGCAGCGGTTGCGCGACGCGGGGAACACGCTCCTGGTCGTCGAGCACGACGAGGGCGTCATCCGGGCGGCGGATCGCATCCTGGACTTCGGCCCCGGGCCGGGAGAGCGCGGCGGTGAGGTGGTCTTCTTCGGGCCGCCGGCCAGGCTGGCGGAGGCGGGCCGCTCGCTCACGGGGCGGTATCTGCGGGGCGAACTGAAGGTCGGGGCCGGGGGCGCGACTCCCGCGCCGCCCGATGCGGGCACCTGCTGGCTGGAGGTCCTCGGCGCGGCCGAGCACAACCTCGCCGGCATCGACGTGCGCATCCCGCTGGGCCGCCTCGTCTGTGTGACCGGCGTGAGCGGGTCGGGCAAGTCGACGCTCGTCGAGGACGTGCTCTACCGCGGCCTCAGGGCGGCGCGCGGCCTCCCGGTCGAGGCGCCGGGGCGGCACGCGGGACTGCGCGGCCACGAGGCGGTCGGCGAGGTTGTCCTCGTGGACCAGTCCGCGATCGGCAAGACGACGCGCTCGAACCCGGCCAGCTACGTCGGCGCCCTCGACGGCGTGCGCGCCCTCTTCGCGGCCGAGCCGCTGGCGAAGGAACGGGGGTACACCGCGGGGACGTTCAGCTTCAACGCCGGCACCGGCCGCTGCCCCACGTGCGGCGGGACCGGCTTCGAGCACGTCGAGATGCAGTTCCTCTCCGATGTCTACCTGCGCTGCCCGGATTGCGACGGGACGCGTTACCGCCCCGAGGTCCTCGAGGTCAAGCTCGGCGGCACGACGTCGATCGCGGACGTGCTCGCGATGACGGTGACCGAGGCGGCGGCGCTCTTCGCCGACCGGCCCGAGATCGCCGTCGCGCTCGAGCCGCTGCAGGGCGTCGGCCTCGGGTACCTCAAGCTCGGCCAGCCGGTGCCGACGCTCAGCGGCGGCGAGGCGCAGCGGCTCAAGCTGGCGGGGCACCTGGCGGCGGCGCGCGCGAAGCGGGGCGCCGGCGGCGGCACGCTCTTCCTCTTCGACGAGCCGACGACCGGGCTGCACTTCGCCGACGTCGCGGTGCTGCTCGGCGCCTTCCGGCGACTGCTGGCCGCCGGGCACTCGGTGGTCGTCATCGAGCACAACCTGGACGTGATCCGCGCGGCCGACTGGGTGATCGACCTCGGCCCCGAGGGCGGCGACGCCGGCGGCCGGGTCGTCTGCGCCGGCACACCCGCGGACATCGCGGCCTGCCACGAGAGCCGCACCGGCGCGGCGCTGCGCGGCGACGGGTGTGCGCGCCGCCAGGACCCCCGCACGCGCACGGCTGACCCCGGGAACTCGATCCTCATCCGCCACGCCCGCGAGCACAACCTCAAGGGCATCGACGTCACCATCCCGCGCGACACCTTCACCGTCGTCACCGGCGTCTCCGGCAGCGGCAAGAGCACCGTCGCCTTCGACATCCTCTTCGCGGAGGGGCAGCGCCGCTACCTCGAGTCGCTCAACGCCTACGCGCGGCAGTTCGTCCAGCCGGCGGCGCGCCCGGAGGTGGACGCAGTCTCCGGGGTGCCGCCGACGGTGGCGATCGAGCAGCGCACCAGCCGCGGCGGACGCAAGAGCACCGTCTCCACGCAGACCGAGATCGCCCATTTCGTGCGGCTGCTCTATGCGCGGCTCGGCACCCAGTACTGCCCGGACTGCGAGGTCCCGATCCGGCCGCGGAGCCCCGAGGCGATCGCCGCCGCGATCCTCGCCCGCCATCGCGGCCGGCGCGTGGAACTGCTTGCCCCGCTCGTCGTCGCGCGCAAGGGCTACTACACCGACCTGGCCGCGTGGGCCGCGAAGAAGGGGTTCGCGACGCTGCGGGTCGACGGCGAGCCGCTCCCGAGCGCCCCGTGGCGGCGGCTCGACCGGTTCCGCGAGCACACGATCGAACTGCCCGTGGCCACGGTCGCGGTCGCCCCGAAGCGCGAGGGCGAGCTGCGCGCCGCGCTCGCCGCCGCGCTCGGCTACGGCAAGCAGGTCGTTCACGTCCTGCCGGCGGGCGCCGCGGCCCCGGAGGTCCACTCGTCACGGCGGGCGTGCCCGCGGTGCGGCCGCGGCTTCCCGGAGCCCGATCCGCGTCTCTTCTCGCACAGCACGAAGCAGGGCTGGTGCCCGGCGTGCTTCGGCACCGGCCTGGCCATCGAGGGCTTCGACGCGGAGCAGACGGGCGAGGAGATCTGGTGGAACGACTGGTACGAGGGGGCGGAGCGTCCCTGCGCGGCCTGCAGCGGCCGGCGCCTGCGGCCGGAGGCGCTGGCGGTGCGCTTCGCCGGCAGGGGGATCGCCGACCTGCTCGCCCTGCCGGTCGAGGCGGCCGCGCGGTTCTTCGGGCGTCTCAGACTGGGCGAGCGGGAGGCGGCGATCGCCCGTGACCTGCTGGCGGAGGTCTCCTCGCGCCTGGCGTTTCTGCAGGAGGTCGGCCTCGGCTACCTGCAGCTCGACCGCGCCGCCCCGACCCTGAGCGGCGGCGAGGCCCAGCGCATCCGCCTGGCCGCGCAGCTCGGGTCGCACCTGCGCGGCGTCTGCTACATCCTCGACGAGCCGACGATCGGGCTGCACGCGCGCGACAACCGCCTGCTGCTCGAGACGCTCAAGCGGCTCGGCAGGGCGGGGAACACCGTGGTCGTCGTGGAGCACGACGAGGAGACCATCCGCGCCGCGGAGCACGTCATCGACCTCGGGCCCGGCGCCGGGGTGAACGGCGGGCGGGTGGTGGCGGCGGGGACCCCGCGGGAGCTGATGCGCGCGAAGGAGTCGGTGACCGGCAGGTTCCTGCGCGAGCCGCTGCGTCACCCGCTGCACGCAACAAGGGGACAGATCCATCTTCCCAAGGCCACTCCCGGATCTCGGAGTACGCCGGCAGCGGAAGATAGATCTGTTCCCTTTGTGATGGTGCGGGGCGCGGACCTTCACAACCTGCGCGGGCTCGACGTGGCATTTCCGCTCGGGCGTCTCGTGTGCGTCACCGGCGTCAGCGGCAGCGGCAAGAGCACGCTCGTGCGCGAGGTGCTGCACGACAACCTGCGGCGGCTTGTCGCATCGCGGCGTCGGCCCGGACGGGGCGGCCGCGGCGCCGCCGTGGAGCTGCGCGGCTGCGCCGCGCTCGAGCGGTGGGAGCCGGTGCGGCGCGTCCTCGAGGTGGACCAGACGCCGATCGGCCGAACGCCGCGCTCGTGTCCCGCGACCTACGTCGGGTTCTGGGACGCCGTGCGCCGGACATTCGCGGCGACTCCCGAGGCGAAGATGCGCGGCTGGGGGCCGGGCCGCTTCTCGTTCAACGTCGCGGGGGGGCGCTGCGACGCCTGCGAGGGGCAGGGGGTGCGCCGGATCGAGATGAGTTTCCTGCCCGACGTGACCGTCCCCTGCGAGGCCTGCCGCGGCGCCCGCTTCGCGCCCGAGACCCTCGCGGCGCGCTGGCGCGGGAAGAGCGTCGCCGAGGTCCTCGCTCTGAGCGTTGATGAGGCCGCGGCCTTTTTCGAGACGAACGCGCCGGTGCGGGATGCGCTGCGGCTGCTGCAGGACGTCGGTCTCGGCTACCTGACCCTCGGCCAGCGCTCGCCGACGCTCTCGGGGGGCGAAGCCCAGCGCATCAAGCTCGTCACCGAGCTGGCGCAGGCGTCCGGGGGCGTGCTCTACGTGCTGGACGAGCCCACCGTCGGCCTCCACATGGCGGATGTCGAGAAGCTCATTCGCGTCCTGCACCGGCTCGTCGATGCCGGCAACACCGTGGTCGTCATCGAGCACAACCTGGACGTGATCGCGGAGGCGGACTGGGTCATCGATCTCGGGCCGGAGGGCGGCAGTGGGGGGGGGAGGCTCGTCGCCGTCGGCACCCCGGCGCAGGTGGCCCGGCGCACAAAACGCTCCCACACGGCTGCGCATCTGGCCCCATTTCTTGCGAAACGTTCGCGATAG
- a CDS encoding substrate-binding domain-containing protein — MKRIGLLVLAILMSFGGAVRAGEKIQLCGTGDSQELLRSLGTAFEKANAGISVAVPDSVGSDGGIKVAAAGECDFGRVARALKEQEKALNLTYKVFAYSPVVFVVDPRVGVENLTARQIVAIYSGKVTAWTEVGGAGGKIAVVGREGKDSSRGELNRKLEGFKAVENPVGTVAAKTPEAVDLLVKTPNAIGYLPAAMAKGLALNVIKVDGVAPTAANVVQGTYGIASPFGLVWKGEPKPAAARFLQFLKSPEAKKIIIDYGIVPSDSL, encoded by the coding sequence ATGAAGCGCATCGGCTTGCTGGTGTTGGCGATTCTGATGTCGTTCGGCGGGGCGGTTCGCGCGGGCGAGAAGATCCAGCTGTGCGGGACGGGCGACAGCCAGGAGCTGTTGCGTTCGCTGGGGACGGCGTTCGAGAAGGCCAACGCCGGCATCTCCGTCGCAGTCCCCGACAGCGTGGGCAGCGACGGCGGGATCAAGGTGGCCGCCGCCGGCGAGTGCGACTTCGGCCGGGTCGCGCGCGCCCTCAAGGAGCAGGAAAAGGCGCTCAACCTCACGTACAAGGTCTTCGCGTATTCGCCGGTCGTCTTCGTCGTCGATCCGCGCGTCGGCGTGGAAAATCTCACGGCGCGGCAGATCGTGGCGATCTACTCCGGCAAGGTGACCGCGTGGACCGAGGTCGGCGGCGCGGGCGGCAAGATCGCGGTCGTCGGCCGCGAAGGCAAGGACTCCTCGCGCGGCGAACTCAACCGGAAGCTCGAGGGCTTCAAGGCGGTAGAGAACCCCGTCGGGACGGTGGCGGCGAAGACGCCGGAGGCCGTCGACCTGCTCGTGAAGACGCCGAACGCGATCGGCTACCTCCCGGCGGCGATGGCAAAGGGACTTGCCCTCAACGTCATCAAGGTCGACGGCGTCGCGCCGACCGCGGCGAACGTCGTCCAGGGCACGTACGGGATCGCTTCGCCCTTCGGGCTGGTCTGGAAGGGCGAGCCCAAGCCCGCCGCCGCCCGCTTCCTTCAGTTCCTGAAGAGCCCCGAAGCGAAGAAGATCATCATCGACTACGGGATCGTCCCCTCGGATTCGCTCTAG
- the proB gene encoding glutamate 5-kinase, with product MSRAARCRVREVGAVARVVFKVGSSLVTEDRNLSVARIDALAGQVARFAAAGGSPVVVTSGAIAAGTGRLKLLRRPRTIPEKQAAAAVGQSYLMAAWEHAFRVRGLQVAQVLLTGGDLADRRRFTNAANTLGTLLEYGVVPVINENDTVAVDEIRVGDNDTLSATVAVLVCADLLVILSDIEGLYTADPRTDPRATLVPTVRGVDAALLESAGGTSSAVGTGGMRTKLVAARRASDYGIPMVIASGQDPENIGRLLAGDPVGTVFLPAGRRLAGKKHWIRHALAPAGDVLVDAGAARALVRGGKSLLPAGVTGTRGEFAAGDPVRIVGPDGKEIARGLTRYGAAEIAGIQGLTTERLRCLGCHREDEVVHRDEMVVTAAPQDKPKA from the coding sequence GTGAGCCGCGCCGCCCGCTGCCGCGTCCGCGAGGTCGGCGCCGTCGCCCGCGTCGTGTTCAAGGTCGGCTCGAGCCTCGTCACCGAGGACCGCAACCTGAGCGTCGCCAGGATCGACGCGCTCGCCGGGCAGGTGGCGCGCTTCGCGGCCGCCGGCGGCTCGCCCGTGGTCGTCACCTCCGGGGCCATCGCGGCCGGAACCGGGCGGCTGAAGCTGCTGCGGCGCCCGCGCACGATCCCCGAGAAGCAGGCCGCCGCCGCCGTCGGCCAGAGCTACCTCATGGCCGCGTGGGAGCACGCCTTCCGCGTGCGCGGCCTGCAGGTCGCCCAGGTGCTGCTCACCGGCGGGGACCTTGCCGACCGGCGGCGCTTCACCAACGCGGCGAACACCCTCGGGACGCTGCTGGAGTACGGCGTCGTCCCGGTGATCAACGAGAACGACACGGTGGCGGTGGACGAGATCCGCGTCGGCGACAACGACACGCTCTCGGCGACGGTCGCGGTGCTCGTCTGCGCGGACCTGCTCGTGATCCTCTCGGACATCGAGGGGCTCTACACCGCCGACCCGCGCACCGATCCGCGGGCGACGCTGGTGCCGACGGTGCGCGGCGTCGACGCGGCGCTGCTCGAGAGCGCGGGCGGCACCTCGTCGGCCGTGGGCACCGGCGGCATGCGCACGAAGCTCGTCGCGGCGCGCCGGGCCTCCGACTACGGCATCCCGATGGTGATCGCCTCCGGCCAGGACCCCGAGAACATCGGGCGGCTGCTGGCGGGGGATCCGGTCGGGACGGTCTTCCTCCCCGCGGGACGCCGCCTCGCGGGCAAGAAGCACTGGATCCGGCACGCGCTCGCGCCGGCCGGCGACGTGCTCGTCGACGCGGGGGCGGCGCGCGCGCTCGTGCGCGGCGGCAAGAGCCTCCTGCCCGCGGGGGTGACGGGCACGCGCGGCGAGTTCGCGGCGGGCGACCCGGTGCGGATCGTGGGACCGGACGGGAAGGAGATCGCGCGCGGCCTGACGCGCTACGGCGCGGCGGAGATCGCGGGGATCCAGGGGCTGACCACCGAGCGGCTGCGCTGCCTCGGCTGCCACCGCGAGGACGAGGTCGTGCACCGCGACGAGATGGTCGTGACGGCGGCCCCGCAGGACAAACCCAAGGCGTGA
- a CDS encoding glutamate-5-semialdehyde dehydrogenase, which yields MAKTKSPVLELALAAKEAARRIAGASTGAKNAALLAYARLLETETGPLLEANARDLAEARRRKLSAAMQDRLKLDGKRCAAMAAGLREIAALPDPVGEITRMTVRPNGLRVGRMRVPLGVIAIIYEARPNVTCDAAGLCIKSGNAVILRGGSEAFHSSTALARLAARALEEAGLPAAAVTMLPTTDRAAVAELLKLDTVIDLVIPRGGKELIRAVVEGSTIPVIFHYEGICHTYVDEGADIPMAVKVCFNAKVQRPGVCNAMETLLVHEKIAPAFFRKMLPAYRAAGVEIRGCARTRKIAPWVKAAKPSDYGKEFLDLILAVKVVDSLEEAMAHIARFGSLHTDAIITRDHARAMRFVAEVDSSSVIVNASTRFSDGFQYGLGAEMGISTQKLHARGPMGLEELTCQKFVVLGDGQIRE from the coding sequence ATGGCGAAGACGAAGTCACCCGTGCTGGAGCTGGCCCTGGCCGCGAAGGAGGCGGCACGGCGGATCGCGGGCGCCTCGACCGGCGCGAAGAACGCGGCGCTCCTGGCCTACGCGCGCCTGCTCGAGACCGAGACGGGGCCGCTGCTCGAGGCGAACGCGAGGGACCTCGCCGAGGCGCGGCGCCGCAAGCTCTCGGCGGCGATGCAGGACCGCCTGAAGCTCGACGGGAAGCGCTGCGCGGCGATGGCCGCCGGCCTGCGCGAGATCGCCGCCCTCCCCGACCCCGTCGGCGAGATCACGCGGATGACGGTGCGCCCGAACGGGCTGCGCGTCGGCCGCATGCGCGTGCCGCTGGGCGTCATCGCGATCATCTACGAGGCGCGCCCGAACGTGACGTGCGACGCCGCCGGCCTCTGCATCAAGTCCGGCAACGCCGTCATCCTGCGCGGCGGCTCCGAGGCCTTCCACTCCAGCACCGCGCTGGCGCGGCTGGCGGCGCGGGCACTCGAGGAGGCGGGCCTCCCGGCGGCGGCCGTGACGATGCTGCCGACGACCGACCGCGCCGCGGTGGCCGAGCTGCTGAAGCTCGACACGGTCATCGACCTGGTGATCCCGCGCGGCGGCAAGGAGCTGATCCGCGCCGTCGTCGAGGGCTCGACGATCCCGGTGATCTTCCACTACGAGGGGATCTGCCACACCTACGTCGACGAGGGTGCGGACATCCCCATGGCGGTGAAGGTCTGCTTCAACGCCAAGGTGCAGCGCCCCGGGGTCTGCAACGCGATGGAGACCCTGCTCGTGCACGAGAAGATCGCGCCGGCGTTCTTCCGGAAGATGCTGCCGGCCTACCGCGCGGCGGGCGTCGAGATCCGCGGCTGCGCGCGGACGCGGAAGATCGCGCCGTGGGTGAAGGCGGCGAAGCCCTCCGACTACGGCAAAGAGTTCCTCGATCTCATCCTCGCCGTGAAGGTCGTGGACTCCCTCGAGGAGGCGATGGCCCACATCGCGCGCTTCGGCTCGCTGCACACCGACGCGATCATCACGCGGGACCACGCGCGCGCCATGCGTTTCGTCGCCGAGGTCGACTCCTCGTCGGTCATCGTCAACGCCTCGACGCGCTTTTCCGACGGCTTCCAGTACGGCCTCGGCGCGGAGATGGGGATCTCGACGCAGAAGCTGCACGCGCGCGGCCCCATGGGCCTGGAGGAGCTGACCTGCCAGAAGTTCGTCGTGCTCGGGGACGGGCAGATAAGAGAGTAA